In a genomic window of Syngnathus typhle isolate RoL2023-S1 ecotype Sweden linkage group LG4, RoL_Styp_1.0, whole genome shotgun sequence:
- the myo5aa gene encoding unconventional myosin-Va isoform X1, translating into MAASELYTKCARVWIPDVEDVWKSAELSKDYKNGDASLQLMLEDGTNLEHKLDPKTKNLPYLRNPDILVGENDLTALSYLHEPAVLHNLKVRFIDSKLIYTYCGIVLVAINPYETLPIYGTDIINAYSGQNMGDMDPHIFAVAEEAYKQMARDERNQSIIVSGESGAGKTVSAKYAMRYFATVSGSASEANVEEKVLASNPIMEAIGNAKTTRNDNSSRFGKYIEIGFDNRYRIIGANMRTYLLEKSRVVFQADEERNYHIFYQLCASSHLPEFKNLKLSNANDFLYTRQGCSPVIEGVDDSKELGTTRHAFSLLGINESYQMGLFQVLAAILHLGNVEIKDKDSDSSIIPTNNHHLSKFCELVGVTYEDMAQWLCHRKLKTASETYIKTLPRLQATNARDALSKHIYAKLFNWIVEHVNKALITNIKQHSFIGVLDIYGFETFEINSFEQFCINYANEKLQQQFNMHVFKLEQEEYMKEQIPWTLIDFYDNQPCINLIEAKMGVLDLLDEECRMPKGSDDSWAQKLYNTHLKTCSLFEKPRMSNRAFIIQHFADKVEYQCDGFLEKNKDTVNEEQIKVLKASKFDLLVELFQDEGKATSPTGQPTGMGGRTRLSVKPDKSRDTSSKEHKKTVGCQFRNSLQMLMETLNATTPHYVRCIKPNDFKQAFSFDPKRAVQQLRACGVLETIRISAAGFPSRWTYQEFFSRYRVLMKQKDVLSDKKLTCRNVLEKLVEDQDKYQFGKTKIFFRAGQVAYLEKLRADKLRAACIRIQKTIRCWLARKKYLRKRDAAITIQRFTRGYQARCLAKFMRRTQAATIIQKYQKMYVARKRYRQKQAAALAIQTILRSYMARQKYQALLREHKAVIIQKHARGWLARCWYKRCLSSIVYLQCCTRRMIARRELKKLKIEARSVEHFKKLNKGMENKIMQLQRKIDEQTKENKSVNEKLTGLENTYTTESERLRGELGRLRGVEEEAKSKGNQVKCLLEELEKLKKELRTTQQEKKTIEDWAQSYKGEMEKLVSELKDQNGLLKTEKDDLNRLIQEQNQQMTEKMARAIAAETQQLETDLNEERSRYQNLLTEHLRLEEKFDDLKEHISKPGHRRTDSTHSSNESEYTFNSEFAESEDASHAAEDLTRGMDTSLTLKLQKRLKELEQEKQSLRNELENKEDQFQRARARDESEFKKARGAELEYESLKRQELESENKKLKHNLADMRKSLLGSAASSAGAPGSPAYKVLLDQLNSSCEELEVRKEEVLILRSQLVSQKEAMHHKETMTEVAVHVEDVSKLKDADELKQAYIGLKDTNRSPRFACKRLEVRHLLSRLRSAAPDFQKLNEDGELWLVNQGLKETVRLLEHQLQTQRRSYDSEVESLRGELQNVKEENNRQQQLLAQNLQLPPEARIEASLQHEITRLTNENLELVADDPAASREARVIILRRMVDLMEQLEKQDRTIRKLKKQLKVYSKRIGEMGAGQAEGQTSPGQMVDEPIRPVNIPRREKDFQGMLEYKKEDEMKLVKNLILELKPRGVAVNLIPGLPAYILFMCVRHADYLNDDQKVRTLLTSTINSIKKILKKRGDDFETVSFWLANTCRFLHCLKQYSGDDVFMKHNTSRQNEHCLSNFDLTEYRSVISDLAIQIYQQLIKCMENTLQPMIVSGMLEHETIQGVSGVKPTGLRKRTSSIADEGTYTLDSILRQLNAFHSTMCQHGTDPELIKQVVKQQFYVIGAVTLNNLLLRKDMCSWSKGMQIRYNVSQLEEWLRDKNLMNCGAKETLEPLIQAAQLLQVKKKTDEDAEAICSMCLALTTSQIVKVLNLYTPVNEFEERVSVSFIRNIQTRLRDRCESPQLLMDTKMIYPITFPFNPSSLALESIQIPSSLNLSFLTRV; encoded by the exons ATGGCAGCGTCGGAGCTGTACACAAAG TGCGCTCGGGTGTGGATCCCCGACGTCGAGGACGTGTGGAAGTCGGCCGAGCTGAGCAAAGACTACAAAAATGGCGACGCCTCACTGCAGCTTATGCTGGAAGATGGAACG AATCTTGAGCACAAGCTGGACCCCAAGACCAAGAACCTGCCCTACCTGCGAAACCCTGACATCCTGGTGGGTGAGAATGACCTCACGGCGCTCAGCTACCTCCACGAGCCGGCGGTGCTGCACAACCTCAAAGTCCGCTTCATCGACTCCAAGCTCATCTACACTTATTGCG GGATTGTTTTGGTGGCCATCAACCCGTACGAGACGCTGCCCATTTACGGGACGGACATCATCAATGCGTACAGCGGTCAGAACATGGGAGACATGGACCCGCACATCTTTGCTGTAGCAGAAGAAGCTTACAAGCAGATGGCGAG GGATGAGCGGAACCAGTCCATCATTGTGAGCGGCGAGTCTGGGGCCGGGAAGACCGTTTCAGCCAAATACGCCATGAGATACTTTGCCACGGTCAGTGGCTCGGCCAGCGAGGCCAACGTGGAGGAGAAGGTGTTGGCTTCCAACCCCATCATGGAG GCTATCGGGAACGCCAAGACAACTCGTAACGACAACAGCAGTCGCTTTGGGAAGTACATCGAGATCGGCTTCGACAACCGCTACCGGATTATCGGCGCCAACATGAGGACATATCTGCTGGAAAAGTCCAGAGTGGTATTCCAG GCGGACGAAGAGAGGAATTATCATATCTTTTATCAACTCTGCGCGTCATCGCATTTGCCGGAGTTCAAAAACCTCAAACTAA GTAACGCCAACGACTTCCTGTACACCCGGCAGGGATGCAGCCCCGTTATTGAGGGGGTGGATGACAGCAAGGAGCTCGGCACCACCCGCCACGCCTTCTCCTTGCTCG GTATCAACGAATCTTATCAGATGGGATTATTTCAAGTTCTGGCTGCTATCCTTCATCTGGGAAATGTGGAGATCAAAGACAAAGATTCAGATAGCAGCATCATTCCC ACCAACAATCATCACTTGAGCAAGTTCTGCGAGCTGGTCGGCGTCACCTACGAGGACATGGCTCAGTGGCTGTGCCACAGGAAGTTGAAGACGGCCTCCGAAACCTACATCAAGACCCTCCCTCGCCTGCAGGCCACCAACGCCCGCGACGCCCTCTCCAAGCATATCTACGCCAAGCTCTTCAACTGGATCGTGGAGCACGTCAACAAAGCGCTCATCACCAATATCAAACAGCACTCCTTCATCGGCGTCCTCGACATTTACGG GTTTGAGACGTTTGAAATCAACAGCTTCGAGCAGTTCTGTATCAACTACGCCAATGAGAAGCTCCAGCAGCAATTCAACATG CACGTATTCAAGCTGGAGCAGGAGGAGTACATGAAGGAGCAGATCCCTTGGACTCTCATTGACTTCTACGACAATCAGCCCTGTATCAACCTCATCGAAGCCAAGATGGGCGTCCTGGACCTGCTGGATGAAGAGTGCCGG ATGCCAAAAGGCTCGGATGATTCATGGGCTCAGAAGTTGTACAACACCCACTTGAAGACGTGCTCGCTCTTCGAGAAGCCGCGCATGTCCAACCGCGCCTTCATCATCCAACATTTTGCTGATAAG GTTGAATATCAATGCGATGGTTTCCTGGAGAAGAACAAGGACACGGTGAATGAAGAACAGATCAAGGTGCTCAAGGCCAGCAAG TTCGACCTGCTGGTGGAGCTGTTCCAGGATGAGGGCAAAGCCACCAGCCCTACGGGTCAGCCCACCGGGATGGGAGGCAGGACCCGTCTCAGCGTCAAACCTGACAAGAGCCGCGACACCAGCAGCAAGGAGCACAAGAAGACCGTCGGCTGCCAG TTCCGTAACTCCCTTCAAATGCTCATGGAAACCTTGAACGCCACCACGCCACACTACGTCCGCTGTATCAAACCCAACGACTTCAAGCAGGCCTTTTC GTTTGACCCGAAACGTGCAGTGCAGCAGCTAAGAGCTTGTGGCGTCCTGGAGACAATTCGGATCTCTGCTGCAGGTTTCCCATCAAG ATGGACATACCAGGAGTTCTTCAGCCGGTACAGAGTGCTGATGAAGCAGAAAGATGTTCTCTCTGACAAGAAGCTGACGTGCAGGAACGTTCTGGAGAAGCTCGTGGAG GATCAGGATAAATACCAGTTTGGTAAGACCAAGATCTTCTTCAGGGCCGGCCAGGTGGCCTACCTGGAGAAACTGCGCGCCGACAAGCTGCGCGCCGCCTGCATCCGTATCCAGAAAACCATTCGCTGCTGGCTGGCGCGTAAGAAGTACTTGCGCAAGCGCGACGCGGCCATCACCATCCAGAGGTTCACCAGAGGTTACCAGGCTCGCTG CTTGGCAAAGTTCATGCGTCGCACGCAGGCCGCCACCATCATCCAGAAGTACCAGAAGATGTACGTGGCCAGGAAACGCTACAGGCAGAAGCAGGCGGCTGCGCTGGCCATACAGACTATCCTCAGATCTTACATGGCCCGTCAGAAGTACCAAGCG CTTCTGCGGGAGCACAAGGCGGTGATCATCCAGAAGCACGCCCgaggctggctggctcgctgcTGGTACAAGCGCTGCCTCAGCTCCATCGTGTACCTGCAGTGCTGCACTCGCAGGATGATAGCCAGGCGCGAGCTGAAGAAACTGAAGATCGAAGcccgctcggtggagcacttcaAGAAGCTCAACAAGGGCATGGAGAACAAGATCATGCAGCTCCAGAGGAAGATCGACGAGCAG ACCAAAGAGAACAAGTCTGTCAACGAGAAGCTGACGGGCTTGGAGAACACCTACACGACAGAAAGCGAGCGGCTGCGCGGGGAGCTGGGTCGCCTTCGAGGCGTGGAGGAGGAGGCCAAGAGCAAAGGCAACCAGGTCAAATGTCtcctggaggagctggagaagcTCAAGAAGGAGCTGCGCACCACACAGCAGGAGAAGAAGACCATCGAGGACTGGGCACAATCCTACAAGGGCGAGATGGAGAAA TTGGTGTCAGAACTGAAGGACCAGAACGGCTTGCTGAAGACAGAGAAAGACGACTTGAACAGGTTGATTCAGGAACAGAATCAGCAGATGACAG AGAAAATGGCTCGTGCGATTGCAGCGGAGACTCAGCAGCTGGAGACAGATCTGAACGAGGAGCGCTCTCGTTACCAGAATCTCCTGACAGAACACCTTCGCCTCGAGGAGAAGTTCGACGACCTCAAAGAA cacattTCCAAGCCTGGCCACAGGAGAACAGATTCCACCCACAGCAGCAACGAGTCCGAATACACCTTCAACTCAGAGTTCGCCGAATCGGAAGACGCTTCCCATGCCGCAGAA GATTTGACTCGAGGAATGGATACCTCGCTCACGCTCAAGCTGCAGAAGCGACTCAAAGAGCTGGAGCAAGAAAAGCAGTCACTGCGCAATGAGTTGGAAAATAAGGAGGACCAGTTTCAGAGGGCCCGAGCCAGG GATGAATCTGAGTTCAAAAAGGCTCGTGGGGCAGAGTTGGAGTACGAGTCCCTCAAA CGTCAAGAACTGGAGTCTGAGAACAAGAAGCTGAAGCACAACCTGGCCGACATGAGGAAGAGCCTGCTGGGCAGCGCGGCATCGAGCGCCGGCGCACCGGGCTCTCCGGCCTACAAGGTGCTCCTGGATCAGCTGAACTCCTCCTGTGAGGAGCTGGAGGTACGCAAGGAGGAGGTGCTGATCCTGCGCTCGCAGCTGGTCAGCCAAAAGGAAGCCATGCACCACAAG GAGACCATGACAGAAGTGGCCGTCCACGTGGAGGACGTTTCCAAACTGAAGGACGCTGATGAGCTCAAACAAGCCTACATCGGTCTCAAAGATACAAACAG ATCTCCCAGGTTTGCGTGTAAGCGGCTAGAAGTCAGACATCTGCTGAGTAGGCTCAG ATCGGCTGCTCCAGACTTCCAAAAGCTGAATGAGGACGGGGAACTGTGGCTGGTTAATCAGGGCTTAAAGGAGACCGTCAG GCTCCTGGAGCACCAGCTGCAGACCCAGCGGCGCAGCTACGACAGCGAGGTGGAATCTCTGCGCGGCGAGCTGCAGAACGTCAAGGAGGAAAACAACCGGCAGCAGCAGCTCCTGGCACAGAACctccagctgcctccggaggcCCGCATCGAAGCTAGTCTGCAGCATGAGATCACCCGGCTCACCAACGAGAACCTG GAGCTGGTGGCCGACGACCCCGCAGCATCCCGAGAGGCGCGAGTCATCATTTTACGCCGGATGGTT GATCTCATGGAGCAGCTGGAAAAACAAGACCGAACCATTCGCAAGCTCAAGAAGCAGCTGAAGGTTTACTCCAAGAGGATTGGAGAGATGGGAG CCGGTCAAGCGGAGGGTCAGACGTCACCGGGGCAGATGGTGGACGAGCCCATCCGCCCGGTCAACATTCCTCGCCGGGAGAAAGACTTCCAGGGTATGCTGGAGTACAAGAAGGAGGACGAGATGAAACTGGTCAAGAACTTGATCCTCG AGCTAAAGCCTCGCGGCGTGGCCGTCAACCTGATCCCGGGTCTGCCTGCCTACATTCTGTTCATGTGTGTAAGGCATGCCGACTACCTCAACGATGACCAGAAGGTCCGCACGCTGCTCACCTCCACCATCAACAGCATCAAGAAGATCCTCAAG AAACGAGGAGATGACTTTGAGACTGTCTCCTTCTGGCTAGCCAACACCTGCCGCTTCCTGCACTGTCTCAAGCAGTACAGTGGAGATGAT GTGTTCATGAAGCACAACACATCCCGGCAGAACGAGCACTGTCTGTCCAACTTTGACCTGACCGAGTACAGATCGGTGATCAGTGACCTGGCCATCCAGATCTACCAGCAGCTCATCAAATGCATGGAGAACACACTTCAGCCCATGATTG tgtcgggcatgctggagcacGAGACCATCCAGGGGGTGTCGGGCGTGAAGCCGACGGGCCTGCGCAAGCGGACGTCCAGCATCGCCGACGAGGGCACCTACACGTTGGACTCCATCCTGCGCCAGCTCAACGCCTTCCACTCCACCATGTGCCAGCACGGCACcgaccctgagctcatcaagcAGGTGGTCAAACAGCAGTTCTACGTCATCGGCGCCGTCACCCTCAACAACCTGCTGCTGCGCAAGGATATGTGCTCGTGGAGCAAAGGCATGCAGATCag GTACAACGTGAGCCAGCTGGAGGAGTGGCTGCGGGACAAAAACCTGATGAATTGTGGGGCCAAGGAGACTCTTGAGCCTCTCATCCAGGCCGCCCAACTGCTCCAGGTCAAGAAGAAGACGGACGAGGACGCCGAAGCCATCTGCTCCATGTGCCTGGCCCTCACCACCTCACAG ATCGTGAAGGTTCTGAACCTCTACACTCCGGTCAACGAGTTTGAGGAGAGGGTGTCGGTTTCATTCATCCGAAATATACAG ACTCGTTTGCGGGACCGCTGCGAGAGTCCACAGCTACTGATGGACACCAAAATGATCTACCCCATCACTTTCCCGTTCAACCCATCTTCCCTCGCCCTGGAGAGTATTCAAATCCCCAGCTCACTCAACCTGTCCTTCCTTACCCGCGTCTGA
- the myo5aa gene encoding unconventional myosin-Va isoform X3 — MDLNCWRHPEKKHELEAHPANMNRELAYMFVDCARVWIPDVEDVWKSAELSKDYKNGDASLQLMLEDGTNLEHKLDPKTKNLPYLRNPDILVGENDLTALSYLHEPAVLHNLKVRFIDSKLIYTYCGIVLVAINPYETLPIYGTDIINAYSGQNMGDMDPHIFAVAEEAYKQMARDERNQSIIVSGESGAGKTVSAKYAMRYFATVSGSASEANVEEKVLASNPIMEAIGNAKTTRNDNSSRFGKYIEIGFDNRYRIIGANMRTYLLEKSRVVFQADEERNYHIFYQLCASSHLPEFKNLKLSNANDFLYTRQGCSPVIEGVDDSKELGTTRHAFSLLGINESYQMGLFQVLAAILHLGNVEIKDKDSDSSIIPTNNHHLSKFCELVGVTYEDMAQWLCHRKLKTASETYIKTLPRLQATNARDALSKHIYAKLFNWIVEHVNKALITNIKQHSFIGVLDIYGFETFEINSFEQFCINYANEKLQQQFNMHVFKLEQEEYMKEQIPWTLIDFYDNQPCINLIEAKMGVLDLLDEECRMPKGSDDSWAQKLYNTHLKTCSLFEKPRMSNRAFIIQHFADKVEYQCDGFLEKNKDTVNEEQIKVLKASKFDLLVELFQDEGKATSPTGQPTGMGGRTRLSVKPDKSRDTSSKEHKKTVGCQFRNSLQMLMETLNATTPHYVRCIKPNDFKQAFSFDPKRAVQQLRACGVLETIRISAAGFPSRWTYQEFFSRYRVLMKQKDVLSDKKLTCRNVLEKLVEDQDKYQFGKTKIFFRAGQVAYLEKLRADKLRAACIRIQKTIRCWLARKKYLRKRDAAITIQRFTRGYQARCLAKFMRRTQAATIIQKYQKMYVARKRYRQKQAAALAIQTILRSYMARQKYQALLREHKAVIIQKHARGWLARCWYKRCLSSIVYLQCCTRRMIARRELKKLKIEARSVEHFKKLNKGMENKIMQLQRKIDEQTKENKSVNEKLTGLENTYTTESERLRGELGRLRGVEEEAKSKGNQVKCLLEELEKLKKELRTTQQEKKTIEDWAQSYKGEMEKLVSELKDQNGLLKTEKDDLNRLIQEQNQQMTEKMARAIAAETQQLETDLNEERSRYQNLLTEHLRLEEKFDDLKEHISKPGHRRTDSTHSSNESEYTFNSEFAESEDASHAAEDLTRGMDTSLTLKLQKRLKELEQEKQSLRNELENKEDQFQRARARDESEFKKARGAELEYESLKRQELESENKKLKHNLADMRKSLLGSAASSAGAPGSPAYKVLLDQLNSSCEELEVRKEEVLILRSQLVSQKEAMHHKETMTEVAVHVEDVSKLKDADELKQAYIGLKDTNRLLEHQLQTQRRSYDSEVESLRGELQNVKEENNRQQQLLAQNLQLPPEARIEASLQHEITRLTNENLDLMEQLEKQDRTIRKLKKQLKVYSKRIGEMGAGQAEGQTSPGQMVDEPIRPVNIPRREKDFQGMLEYKKEDEMKLVKNLILELKPRGVAVNLIPGLPAYILFMCVRHADYLNDDQKVRTLLTSTINSIKKILKKRGDDFETVSFWLANTCRFLHCLKQYSGDDVFMKHNTSRQNEHCLSNFDLTEYRSVISDLAIQIYQQLIKCMENTLQPMIVSGMLEHETIQGVSGVKPTGLRKRTSSIADEGTYTLDSILRQLNAFHSTMCQHGTDPELIKQVVKQQFYVIGAVTLNNLLLRKDMCSWSKGMQIRYNVSQLEEWLRDKNLMNCGAKETLEPLIQAAQLLQVKKKTDEDAEAICSMCLALTTSQIVKVLNLYTPVNEFEERVSVSFIRNIQTRLRDRCESPQLLMDTKMIYPITFPFNPSSLALESIQIPSSLNLSFLTRV, encoded by the exons ATGGACTTGAATTGTTGGAGGCATCCTGAGAAGAAGCATGAGCTAGAAGCTCACCCGGCAAACATGAACCGGGAATTGGCGTATATGTTCGTTGAT TGCGCTCGGGTGTGGATCCCCGACGTCGAGGACGTGTGGAAGTCGGCCGAGCTGAGCAAAGACTACAAAAATGGCGACGCCTCACTGCAGCTTATGCTGGAAGATGGAACG AATCTTGAGCACAAGCTGGACCCCAAGACCAAGAACCTGCCCTACCTGCGAAACCCTGACATCCTGGTGGGTGAGAATGACCTCACGGCGCTCAGCTACCTCCACGAGCCGGCGGTGCTGCACAACCTCAAAGTCCGCTTCATCGACTCCAAGCTCATCTACACTTATTGCG GGATTGTTTTGGTGGCCATCAACCCGTACGAGACGCTGCCCATTTACGGGACGGACATCATCAATGCGTACAGCGGTCAGAACATGGGAGACATGGACCCGCACATCTTTGCTGTAGCAGAAGAAGCTTACAAGCAGATGGCGAG GGATGAGCGGAACCAGTCCATCATTGTGAGCGGCGAGTCTGGGGCCGGGAAGACCGTTTCAGCCAAATACGCCATGAGATACTTTGCCACGGTCAGTGGCTCGGCCAGCGAGGCCAACGTGGAGGAGAAGGTGTTGGCTTCCAACCCCATCATGGAG GCTATCGGGAACGCCAAGACAACTCGTAACGACAACAGCAGTCGCTTTGGGAAGTACATCGAGATCGGCTTCGACAACCGCTACCGGATTATCGGCGCCAACATGAGGACATATCTGCTGGAAAAGTCCAGAGTGGTATTCCAG GCGGACGAAGAGAGGAATTATCATATCTTTTATCAACTCTGCGCGTCATCGCATTTGCCGGAGTTCAAAAACCTCAAACTAA GTAACGCCAACGACTTCCTGTACACCCGGCAGGGATGCAGCCCCGTTATTGAGGGGGTGGATGACAGCAAGGAGCTCGGCACCACCCGCCACGCCTTCTCCTTGCTCG GTATCAACGAATCTTATCAGATGGGATTATTTCAAGTTCTGGCTGCTATCCTTCATCTGGGAAATGTGGAGATCAAAGACAAAGATTCAGATAGCAGCATCATTCCC ACCAACAATCATCACTTGAGCAAGTTCTGCGAGCTGGTCGGCGTCACCTACGAGGACATGGCTCAGTGGCTGTGCCACAGGAAGTTGAAGACGGCCTCCGAAACCTACATCAAGACCCTCCCTCGCCTGCAGGCCACCAACGCCCGCGACGCCCTCTCCAAGCATATCTACGCCAAGCTCTTCAACTGGATCGTGGAGCACGTCAACAAAGCGCTCATCACCAATATCAAACAGCACTCCTTCATCGGCGTCCTCGACATTTACGG GTTTGAGACGTTTGAAATCAACAGCTTCGAGCAGTTCTGTATCAACTACGCCAATGAGAAGCTCCAGCAGCAATTCAACATG CACGTATTCAAGCTGGAGCAGGAGGAGTACATGAAGGAGCAGATCCCTTGGACTCTCATTGACTTCTACGACAATCAGCCCTGTATCAACCTCATCGAAGCCAAGATGGGCGTCCTGGACCTGCTGGATGAAGAGTGCCGG ATGCCAAAAGGCTCGGATGATTCATGGGCTCAGAAGTTGTACAACACCCACTTGAAGACGTGCTCGCTCTTCGAGAAGCCGCGCATGTCCAACCGCGCCTTCATCATCCAACATTTTGCTGATAAG GTTGAATATCAATGCGATGGTTTCCTGGAGAAGAACAAGGACACGGTGAATGAAGAACAGATCAAGGTGCTCAAGGCCAGCAAG TTCGACCTGCTGGTGGAGCTGTTCCAGGATGAGGGCAAAGCCACCAGCCCTACGGGTCAGCCCACCGGGATGGGAGGCAGGACCCGTCTCAGCGTCAAACCTGACAAGAGCCGCGACACCAGCAGCAAGGAGCACAAGAAGACCGTCGGCTGCCAG TTCCGTAACTCCCTTCAAATGCTCATGGAAACCTTGAACGCCACCACGCCACACTACGTCCGCTGTATCAAACCCAACGACTTCAAGCAGGCCTTTTC GTTTGACCCGAAACGTGCAGTGCAGCAGCTAAGAGCTTGTGGCGTCCTGGAGACAATTCGGATCTCTGCTGCAGGTTTCCCATCAAG ATGGACATACCAGGAGTTCTTCAGCCGGTACAGAGTGCTGATGAAGCAGAAAGATGTTCTCTCTGACAAGAAGCTGACGTGCAGGAACGTTCTGGAGAAGCTCGTGGAG GATCAGGATAAATACCAGTTTGGTAAGACCAAGATCTTCTTCAGGGCCGGCCAGGTGGCCTACCTGGAGAAACTGCGCGCCGACAAGCTGCGCGCCGCCTGCATCCGTATCCAGAAAACCATTCGCTGCTGGCTGGCGCGTAAGAAGTACTTGCGCAAGCGCGACGCGGCCATCACCATCCAGAGGTTCACCAGAGGTTACCAGGCTCGCTG CTTGGCAAAGTTCATGCGTCGCACGCAGGCCGCCACCATCATCCAGAAGTACCAGAAGATGTACGTGGCCAGGAAACGCTACAGGCAGAAGCAGGCGGCTGCGCTGGCCATACAGACTATCCTCAGATCTTACATGGCCCGTCAGAAGTACCAAGCG CTTCTGCGGGAGCACAAGGCGGTGATCATCCAGAAGCACGCCCgaggctggctggctcgctgcTGGTACAAGCGCTGCCTCAGCTCCATCGTGTACCTGCAGTGCTGCACTCGCAGGATGATAGCCAGGCGCGAGCTGAAGAAACTGAAGATCGAAGcccgctcggtggagcacttcaAGAAGCTCAACAAGGGCATGGAGAACAAGATCATGCAGCTCCAGAGGAAGATCGACGAGCAG ACCAAAGAGAACAAGTCTGTCAACGAGAAGCTGACGGGCTTGGAGAACACCTACACGACAGAAAGCGAGCGGCTGCGCGGGGAGCTGGGTCGCCTTCGAGGCGTGGAGGAGGAGGCCAAGAGCAAAGGCAACCAGGTCAAATGTCtcctggaggagctggagaagcTCAAGAAGGAGCTGCGCACCACACAGCAGGAGAAGAAGACCATCGAGGACTGGGCACAATCCTACAAGGGCGAGATGGAGAAA TTGGTGTCAGAACTGAAGGACCAGAACGGCTTGCTGAAGACAGAGAAAGACGACTTGAACAGGTTGATTCAGGAACAGAATCAGCAGATGACAG AGAAAATGGCTCGTGCGATTGCAGCGGAGACTCAGCAGCTGGAGACAGATCTGAACGAGGAGCGCTCTCGTTACCAGAATCTCCTGACAGAACACCTTCGCCTCGAGGAGAAGTTCGACGACCTCAAAGAA cacattTCCAAGCCTGGCCACAGGAGAACAGATTCCACCCACAGCAGCAACGAGTCCGAATACACCTTCAACTCAGAGTTCGCCGAATCGGAAGACGCTTCCCATGCCGCAGAA GATTTGACTCGAGGAATGGATACCTCGCTCACGCTCAAGCTGCAGAAGCGACTCAAAGAGCTGGAGCAAGAAAAGCAGTCACTGCGCAATGAGTTGGAAAATAAGGAGGACCAGTTTCAGAGGGCCCGAGCCAGG GATGAATCTGAGTTCAAAAAGGCTCGTGGGGCAGAGTTGGAGTACGAGTCCCTCAAA CGTCAAGAACTGGAGTCTGAGAACAAGAAGCTGAAGCACAACCTGGCCGACATGAGGAAGAGCCTGCTGGGCAGCGCGGCATCGAGCGCCGGCGCACCGGGCTCTCCGGCCTACAAGGTGCTCCTGGATCAGCTGAACTCCTCCTGTGAGGAGCTGGAGGTACGCAAGGAGGAGGTGCTGATCCTGCGCTCGCAGCTGGTCAGCCAAAAGGAAGCCATGCACCACAAG GAGACCATGACAGAAGTGGCCGTCCACGTGGAGGACGTTTCCAAACTGAAGGACGCTGATGAGCTCAAACAAGCCTACATCGGTCTCAAAGATACAAACAG GCTCCTGGAGCACCAGCTGCAGACCCAGCGGCGCAGCTACGACAGCGAGGTGGAATCTCTGCGCGGCGAGCTGCAGAACGTCAAGGAGGAAAACAACCGGCAGCAGCAGCTCCTGGCACAGAACctccagctgcctccggaggcCCGCATCGAAGCTAGTCTGCAGCATGAGATCACCCGGCTCACCAACGAGAACCTG GATCTCATGGAGCAGCTGGAAAAACAAGACCGAACCATTCGCAAGCTCAAGAAGCAGCTGAAGGTTTACTCCAAGAGGATTGGAGAGATGGGAG CCGGTCAAGCGGAGGGTCAGACGTCACCGGGGCAGATGGTGGACGAGCCCATCCGCCCGGTCAACATTCCTCGCCGGGAGAAAGACTTCCAGGGTATGCTGGAGTACAAGAAGGAGGACGAGATGAAACTGGTCAAGAACTTGATCCTCG AGCTAAAGCCTCGCGGCGTGGCCGTCAACCTGATCCCGGGTCTGCCTGCCTACATTCTGTTCATGTGTGTAAGGCATGCCGACTACCTCAACGATGACCAGAAGGTCCGCACGCTGCTCACCTCCACCATCAACAGCATCAAGAAGATCCTCAAG AAACGAGGAGATGACTTTGAGACTGTCTCCTTCTGGCTAGCCAACACCTGCCGCTTCCTGCACTGTCTCAAGCAGTACAGTGGAGATGAT GTGTTCATGAAGCACAACACATCCCGGCAGAACGAGCACTGTCTGTCCAACTTTGACCTGACCGAGTACAGATCGGTGATCAGTGACCTGGCCATCCAGATCTACCAGCAGCTCATCAAATGCATGGAGAACACACTTCAGCCCATGATTG tgtcgggcatgctggagcacGAGACCATCCAGGGGGTGTCGGGCGTGAAGCCGACGGGCCTGCGCAAGCGGACGTCCAGCATCGCCGACGAGGGCACCTACACGTTGGACTCCATCCTGCGCCAGCTCAACGCCTTCCACTCCACCATGTGCCAGCACGGCACcgaccctgagctcatcaagcAGGTGGTCAAACAGCAGTTCTACGTCATCGGCGCCGTCACCCTCAACAACCTGCTGCTGCGCAAGGATATGTGCTCGTGGAGCAAAGGCATGCAGATCag GTACAACGTGAGCCAGCTGGAGGAGTGGCTGCGGGACAAAAACCTGATGAATTGTGGGGCCAAGGAGACTCTTGAGCCTCTCATCCAGGCCGCCCAACTGCTCCAGGTCAAGAAGAAGACGGACGAGGACGCCGAAGCCATCTGCTCCATGTGCCTGGCCCTCACCACCTCACAG ATCGTGAAGGTTCTGAACCTCTACACTCCGGTCAACGAGTTTGAGGAGAGGGTGTCGGTTTCATTCATCCGAAATATACAG ACTCGTTTGCGGGACCGCTGCGAGAGTCCACAGCTACTGATGGACACCAAAATGATCTACCCCATCACTTTCCCGTTCAACCCATCTTCCCTCGCCCTGGAGAGTATTCAAATCCCCAGCTCACTCAACCTGTCCTTCCTTACCCGCGTCTGA